In the Flavobacterium sp. J372 genome, one interval contains:
- a CDS encoding NADH-quinone oxidoreductase subunit A: MQTNQVDYFPIFMQLILAVGFVAGTIAVSNMLGPKRSSLNKDKNFECGIESVGNARIPFSVKYFLVAILFVLFDVEVIFMYPWAVNFRDMGFEGLLKMGIFMLLLVVGFFYVMKKKGLEWE, encoded by the coding sequence ATGCAGACAAACCAGGTAGATTATTTCCCTATTTTCATGCAGCTTATATTGGCTGTAGGGTTTGTAGCAGGCACCATTGCAGTATCAAACATGCTTGGGCCTAAACGCAGCTCTCTTAATAAAGACAAGAACTTTGAGTGCGGTATAGAATCTGTTGGTAATGCCCGGATTCCGTTCTCAGTGAAGTATTTTCTTGTAGCCATCCTTTTTGTGCTTTTTGATGTTGAAGTAATATTTATGTACCCATGGGCGGTTAATTTCCGTGATATGGGGTTTGAAGGACTGCTGAAGATGGGCATTTTTATGTTGCTGCTTGTAGTAGGCTTTTTCTATGTAATGAAGAAAAAAGGCCTTGAGTGGGAATAA
- a CDS encoding NADH-quinone oxidoreductase subunit B: MSDKSDIKMADTPEGFEGNGFFATKLDTVVGLARANSLWPLPFATSCCGIEFMATMASHYDVARFGSERMSFSPRQADMLLVMGTIAKKMAPILRQVYEQMSEPRWVIAVGACASSGGIFDTYSVLQGIDKVIPVDVYVPGCPPRPEQILDGIMRLQEMVKTESVRRRSSPEYQELLASYNIS, from the coding sequence ATGAGCGATAAATCTGATATTAAAATGGCTGATACCCCCGAAGGTTTTGAGGGTAATGGCTTTTTTGCAACAAAACTTGATACCGTAGTGGGTTTGGCGCGTGCCAACTCGCTATGGCCTTTGCCGTTTGCAACATCATGCTGCGGTATTGAATTTATGGCTACCATGGCATCGCATTATGATGTGGCGCGTTTCGGTTCAGAGCGTATGAGTTTCTCACCCCGCCAGGCTGATATGCTTTTGGTTATGGGCACGATTGCCAAGAAAATGGCGCCTATCCTCCGCCAGGTGTATGAGCAGATGAGTGAGCCGCGTTGGGTTATCGCCGTTGGAGCGTGTGCATCATCAGGCGGTATATTTGATACCTATTCTGTACTTCAGGGTATTGATAAGGTAATTCCGGTAGACGTTTACGTACCGGGGTGCCCGCCAAGGCCCGAGCAGATACTTGACGGCATCATGAGGCTTCAGGAAATGGTAAAAACAGAATCTGTAAGGAGAAGGAGCTCACCTGAATACCAGGAACTTCTTGCTTCATATAATATTTCTTAA
- a CDS encoding NADH-quinone oxidoreductase subunit C: MALDTAIIQEKLSDKFGDKVTGFIQQKDIFSFEVDAEISNDAMRFLKEDPVLRFNFLTDVCGIHYPDNEKERQFAVVYHMHNWFDNIRIKFKCFLNGDNPEIESATNLFLGANWQERETYDFYGIVFKNHPQLKRILNMDEMTVFPMRKEYPLEDGGRTDKDDRFFGRVTDNATN; encoded by the coding sequence ATGGCTTTAGACACGGCTATAATCCAGGAAAAACTTTCAGACAAATTTGGTGATAAAGTAACCGGCTTCATTCAGCAAAAAGATATTTTTTCTTTTGAAGTTGATGCTGAAATCTCCAATGATGCAATGCGCTTCCTAAAAGAGGACCCGGTACTGCGCTTCAACTTTCTTACTGATGTTTGCGGAATACATTACCCAGACAATGAAAAAGAAAGGCAGTTTGCAGTAGTATACCACATGCATAACTGGTTTGATAATATCCGCATCAAATTCAAGTGTTTCCTAAACGGGGATAATCCTGAGATTGAATCGGCTACCAACCTTTTCCTTGGGGCTAACTGGCAGGAGCGTGAAACATATGATTTTTACGGAATAGTGTTTAAAAACCATCCGCAGCTGAAGAGGATACTGAATATGGATGAGATGACGGTGTTCCCGATGCGTAAGGAATACCCCCTTGAAGACGGCGGGCGTACGGATAAAGACGACAGGTTCTTTGGCCGCGTAACCGATAATGCAACTAATTAA
- a CDS encoding NADH-quinone oxidoreductase subunit D yields the protein MSDLLLPPEHRYAKMIEAKKNDDGSELSILNLGPTHPATHGIFQNILLMDGERILDGEGTVGYIHRAFEKIAENRPFYQITPLTDRMNYCSSPINNMGWWMTLEKALDIEVPKRVQYMRVIIMELARIADHIICNSVLGVDTGALTGFLYVFQYREKIYEIYEEICGARLTTNMGRIGGFERDWSPAAFKKIHDFLEEFPSIWTEFESLLTRNRIFMDRTIDVGPISAEKAMSYGFTGPNLRAAGIDYDVRVMSPYSSYEDFEFDVPVGKSGDTYDRFCVRNAEVWESLKIIRQAIDKMPEGPFHANVPDYYLPPKEEVYNNMEALIYHFKIVMGEVPVPKTEVYHAVEGGNGELGFYLITDGSRTPYRLHFRRPCFIYYQAFNDMVRGQMLSDAIATLSSLNVIAGELDA from the coding sequence ATGTCAGACCTGTTATTACCACCGGAGCACCGCTACGCCAAAATGATTGAGGCGAAGAAGAATGATGACGGCAGCGAGCTCTCTATACTGAACCTTGGCCCTACCCACCCTGCCACACATGGTATCTTCCAGAACATCCTCCTTATGGATGGCGAGAGAATACTTGACGGCGAAGGCACCGTAGGCTACATACACCGCGCTTTTGAGAAAATTGCCGAAAACAGGCCGTTTTACCAGATAACACCGCTTACCGACAGGATGAACTACTGTTCATCTCCTATCAATAACATGGGCTGGTGGATGACCCTTGAAAAAGCCCTTGATATTGAGGTGCCGAAAAGGGTGCAGTACATGCGTGTGATTATTATGGAACTAGCACGTATAGCCGACCATATCATCTGCAACTCAGTACTGGGTGTTGATACAGGAGCGCTTACGGGCTTCCTTTACGTTTTCCAGTACAGGGAAAAAATATACGAGATATACGAAGAAATATGCGGCGCGCGTTTAACAACGAACATGGGCCGTATTGGCGGTTTCGAAAGGGACTGGAGCCCTGCTGCATTCAAAAAGATACACGACTTTCTTGAGGAGTTCCCATCAATCTGGACGGAGTTTGAAAGCCTGCTTACCCGTAACAGGATTTTTATGGACCGTACCATTGATGTAGGCCCTATCTCTGCTGAGAAAGCTATGAGCTATGGCTTTACAGGCCCTAATCTTCGTGCTGCCGGTATAGATTATGACGTACGCGTGATGTCGCCGTACAGCTCATACGAAGATTTTGAATTTGACGTGCCGGTAGGTAAGTCAGGCGATACATATGACCGTTTTTGCGTGCGTAATGCAGAAGTTTGGGAAAGTTTGAAGATAATCCGCCAGGCAATTGACAAAATGCCTGAAGGGCCTTTCCACGCGAATGTACCGGACTATTATCTTCCTCCGAAAGAAGAGGTTTATAACAATATGGAAGCGCTTATCTATCACTTTAAGATAGTGATGGGTGAAGTGCCTGTACCAAAAACTGAAGTATACCATGCTGTAGAAGGCGGTAACGGCGAGCTTGGCTTTTACCTGATTACCGACGGTAGCCGCACGCCATACAGGCTGCACTTCCGCAGGCCGTGCTTCATTTACTACCAGGCGTTTAATGATATGGTTCGCGGCCAGATGCTTAGTGACGCTATTGCAACATTATCAAGCCTCAACGTGATTGCAGGCGAATTGGACGCGTAA